One genomic region from Esox lucius isolate fEsoLuc1 chromosome 24, fEsoLuc1.pri, whole genome shotgun sequence encodes:
- the LOC117593890 gene encoding golgin subfamily A member 6-like protein 22: MAELKVLNTVNLAKLEKVIVDCTRMLVENERERNVLKEQRENLVADKEKIEIQMTNLKMQNILRLGKIGKLTVKNTRLLAENEKAMDVLEKVKEHAAADRQTLLHKIAEEEFVYLAKVETGTVEINRLSDENEKVDRVRERNRWKYIRKGLETALAKAEQDKNQTLEAWKKERGAWARVTACLQSLWDQRGERWMKEKEEVKEKSTQAAANWMTELREKERLIDALEREKMMLLSQHEDEKRGWEMEKSEMEKERLVLTGEWDRKNSEMEKMKKEKDRWVIEKKDMLERMKDAHIQMYHMQTVLRFREQEQTQKETKKAQEAKEKTKSEVDFLKSDKIKVSL, from the exons ATGGCTGAACTGAAGGTACTGAACACTGTGAACCTGGCCAAGTTAGAGAAGGTGATTGTGGACTGTACAAGGATGTTAGTTGAgaatgaaagggagagaaatgtgttaaaggaacagagagaaaactTAGTGGCAGACAAAGAAAAGATTGAAATCCAAATGACAAACCTGAAGATGCAGAACATACTGAGGTTGGGCAAGATAGGAAAGTTGACAGTTAAGAACACAAGACTTTTAGCTGAGAATGAAAAGGCCATGGATGTGttagagaaagtgaaagaacatgcagcagcagacagacaaacattgcTGCACAAGATAGCAGAGGAGGAATTTGTGTACCTGGCCAAGGTGGAGACGGGGACAGTGGAGATCAACAGACTGTCAGATGAGAATGAAAAGGTGGACAGGgtcagagagaggaacagatggAAGTATATCAGAAAGGGTTTGGAGACAGCATTGGCCAAAGCAGAACAGGACAAGAATCAGACCCTAGAAGCCTGGAAGAAGGAAAGGGGGGCATGGGCCAGGGTCACCGCTTGTCTGCAAAGTCTCTGGGATCAACGAGGAGAAAGATggatgaaggagaaggaggaggtgaAAGAGAAGAGCACACAGGCAGCAGCTAATTGGATGACTGagctgagagagaaggagagactgaTAGATGCTCTGGAAAGAGAAAAGATGATGCTTCTGAGCCAGCATGAAGATGAGAAGAGGGGATGGGagatggaaaagagtgaaatggAAAAGGAGAGGTTGGTGCTTACAGGAGAGTGGGATAGAAAGAACAGTGAAatggagaaaatgaaaaaggagaaagacagatgggtGATAGAAAAGAAAGATATGTtggagaggatgaaggatgCCCACATTCAGATGTATCACATGCAGACTGTCCTGAGGTTCAGAGAGCAAGAGCAGACACAG AAGGAAACTAAGAAAGCCCAGGAAGCAAAGGAGAA AACAAAGTCAGAAGTTGACTTTCTAAAGAGTGATAAGATTAAGGTCAGTCTTTAG
- the LOC117593891 gene encoding golgin subfamily A member 6-like protein 2 has protein sequence MTNLKMQNILRLGKIGKLTVKNTRLLAENEKARDVLEKEKENTAAVRQTLLHKIAEEEFVYLAKVETGTVEINRLSDENEKVDRVRERNRWKYIRKGLETALAKAEQDKNQTLEAWKKERGAWARVTACLQSLWDQRGERWMKEKEEVKEKSTQAAANWMTELREKERLIDALEREKMMLLSQHEDEKRGWEMEKSEMEKERLVLTGEWDRKNSEMEKMKKEKDRWVIEKKDMLERMKDAHIQMYHMQTVLRFREQEQTQKETKKAQEAKEKWTHFKRQVNQFVSHPESQALTDRGRVAQALTDRGRVAQALTDRGRVAQALLWLDWRAWSWALQ, from the exons ATGACAAACCTGAAGATGCAGAACATACTGAGGTTGGGCAAAATAGGAAAGTTGACAGTTAAGAACACAAGACTGTTAGCTGAGAATGAAAAGGCCAGAGATGtgttagagaaagagaaagaaaacacagcagCAGTCAGACAAACATTGCTGCACAAGATAGCAGAGGAGGAATTTGTGTACCTGGCCAAGGTGGAGACGGGGACAGTGGAGATCAACAGACTGTCAGATGAGAATGAAAAGGTGGACAGGgtcagagagaggaacagatggAAGTATATCAGAAAGGGTTTGGAGACAGCATTGGCCAAAGCAGAACAGGACAAGAATCAGACCCTAGAAGCCTGGAAGAAGGAAAGGGGGGCATGGGCCAGGGTCACCGCTTGTCTGCAAAGTCTCTGGGATCAACGAGGAGAAAGATggatgaaggagaaggaggaggtgaAAGAGAAGAGCACACAGGCAGCAGCTAATTGGATGACTGagctgagagagaaggagagactgaTAGATGCTCTGGAAAGAGAAAAGATGATGCTTCTGAGCCAGCATGAAGATGAGAAGAGGGGATGGGagatggaaaagagtgaaatggAAAAGGAGAGGTTGGTGCTTACAGGAGAGTGGGATAGAAAGAACAGTGAAatggagaaaatgaaaaaggagaaagacagatgggtGATAGAAAAGAAAGATATGTtggagaggatgaaggatgCCCACATTCAGATGTATCACATGCAGACTGTCCTGAGGTTCAGAGAGCAAGAGCAGACACAG AAGGAAACTAAGAAAGCCCAGGAAGCAAAGGAGAA GTGGACTCACTTCAAGAGGCAGGTCAACCAGTTTGTCAGCCACCCTGAGTCACAGGCCCTGACAGACCGGGGCAGGGTGGCACAGGCCCTGACAGACCGGGGCAGAGTGGCACAGGCCCTGACAGACCGGGGCAGGGTGGCACAGGCCTTGTTATGGCTGGATTGGAGGGCCTGGAGTTGGGCCCTCCAGTAA